From Deltaproteobacteria bacterium CG2_30_66_27, the proteins below share one genomic window:
- a CDS encoding 30S ribosomal protein S20 has translation MARIKSGIKRHKQSLKARARNRHVRSTVKSAVKEVRSEITEGTGEKSAELLRKATSVLERAGSKGVLHKKTASRKVSRLAKAVHKASKK, from the coding sequence TTGGCGAGGATCAAGTCCGGCATCAAACGGCACAAGCAGAGCCTGAAAGCGAGGGCCCGCAACCGCCACGTCCGCTCCACCGTGAAAAGCGCCGTCAAGGAGGTCCGGTCCGAAATCACGGAGGGTACCGGGGAGAAGAGCGCGGAGCTGCTTCGCAAGGCCACGTCCGTCCTCGAGCGCGCCGGATCGAAAGGTGTACTTCACAAGAAGACCGCGTCCCGAAAGGTGTCGCGCCTGGCGAAGGCCGTCCACAAGGCATCGAAAAAGTAA
- a CDS encoding leucine--tRNA ligase, with product MKYKPQEIERKWQQRWDEAGVFRCPDELSAPKYYCLEMFPYPSGRIHMGHVRVYTIGDLLARFKRMHGFQVLHPIGWDAFGLPAENAAHRHRTHPAKWTWENIAFMREQLKQMGISYDWDREFATCSPKYYKWEQLFFLWMLKDGLAYRKRATLNWCGECQTVLANEQVNRDGTCFIHDHTPVAQKELDQWFLGITKYAEELLSGHRELEGRWPANILEMQRNWIGRSEGAEIRFPLDGGGGDITVFTTRPDTLFGATFMSMAPEHPMVMEFAKRTGREREVREFVDRVARQDRIARTSEDLVKEGVFTGGICVNPVTGNRIPVYAANFVLYDYGTGAVMAVPAHDQRDFEFARKYDLPVVVVVQPEGEPLDPAAMTAAHEGTGRLVRSGAFDGITNEEGKGAITRHLEGKGMGRGTIQYRLRDWGVSRQRYWGCPIPVIHCEACGIVPVPEKDLPVVLPEDLPYTRERGNPLAGAEEWLRAPCPSCGKSGRRETDTFDTFVESSWYFLRYIDPKNDAAPLDPEKMRRFAPVDQYVGGVEHACMHLIYARFFHKYLRDKGLAPGNEPFERLLSQGMVCMQTAECPKHGWRYPEEVDEKGKCRQCGETVDVGRSMKMSKSKRNVVEPSTLIERYGADTARLFILFAAPPEKDLDWNEQGVEGAFRFLNRIYRLVAPRAKAIADAPAAWDASGEVRGIRQVTHRTLIKVTGDIEDRSHFNTAISAVMEMVNFLYLVPETAWARPATAAALREAVEILLHMLSPFAPHMGEELWERIGGKGFLCSRSWPVADVDVAREEEVEVVVQVNGKVRAKLTVGAVAGEGEVRERVMADTKVREYTAGKTIRKTVYVPGKLFSIVVS from the coding sequence GTGAAGTACAAGCCGCAGGAGATCGAGCGGAAGTGGCAACAGCGGTGGGACGAGGCCGGCGTGTTCCGGTGCCCGGACGAGCTGTCCGCGCCGAAATATTACTGCCTCGAGATGTTCCCGTACCCTTCCGGCCGGATCCACATGGGGCACGTTCGGGTGTACACCATCGGGGACCTGCTCGCGCGTTTCAAGCGGATGCACGGCTTCCAGGTGCTTCACCCGATCGGCTGGGACGCGTTCGGGCTTCCCGCCGAAAACGCCGCGCACCGGCATCGGACGCACCCGGCGAAGTGGACGTGGGAGAACATCGCCTTCATGCGGGAACAGCTGAAGCAGATGGGGATCTCCTACGACTGGGACCGCGAGTTCGCGACCTGTTCCCCGAAATATTACAAATGGGAGCAACTCTTCTTCCTGTGGATGCTGAAGGACGGCCTCGCGTACCGGAAACGCGCCACGCTCAACTGGTGCGGGGAGTGCCAGACCGTGCTCGCCAACGAGCAGGTGAATCGCGACGGAACGTGCTTCATCCACGACCACACGCCGGTGGCCCAGAAGGAGCTCGACCAGTGGTTCCTCGGCATCACGAAGTACGCCGAGGAACTGCTCTCCGGACACAGGGAGCTCGAGGGGCGGTGGCCGGCGAACATCCTCGAGATGCAGCGGAACTGGATCGGCCGGAGCGAGGGGGCGGAGATCCGTTTCCCCCTCGACGGGGGAGGCGGCGACATCACGGTCTTCACGACGCGGCCCGACACGCTCTTCGGCGCCACCTTCATGAGCATGGCCCCCGAGCATCCGATGGTGATGGAGTTCGCGAAACGGACCGGCAGGGAGCGCGAGGTGCGTGAGTTCGTCGACCGGGTCGCACGCCAGGACCGGATCGCCCGGACGAGCGAGGACCTCGTGAAGGAGGGTGTGTTCACCGGCGGGATCTGCGTGAATCCCGTCACGGGGAACCGGATCCCGGTCTACGCCGCCAACTTCGTCCTGTACGACTACGGCACCGGCGCCGTGATGGCGGTGCCGGCCCACGATCAGCGCGACTTCGAGTTCGCCCGCAAATACGACCTGCCGGTCGTGGTCGTCGTGCAGCCCGAGGGGGAGCCGCTCGATCCGGCGGCGATGACCGCGGCGCACGAGGGGACGGGGCGCCTGGTCCGATCCGGCGCGTTCGACGGGATCACGAACGAAGAGGGGAAGGGGGCGATCACGCGTCACCTCGAAGGGAAGGGGATGGGCCGCGGGACGATCCAGTACCGGCTTCGCGACTGGGGCGTCAGCCGGCAGCGGTACTGGGGTTGCCCGATCCCGGTGATCCACTGCGAGGCGTGCGGCATCGTCCCCGTTCCGGAAAAGGACCTCCCGGTGGTGCTTCCCGAGGATCTTCCGTACACGCGGGAGCGGGGGAACCCCCTGGCCGGCGCGGAGGAGTGGCTCCGGGCGCCGTGCCCCTCCTGCGGGAAGTCCGGCCGGAGGGAGACCGACACGTTCGACACCTTCGTCGAATCCTCCTGGTACTTCCTGCGGTACATCGACCCGAAAAACGACGCCGCGCCGCTCGACCCGGAAAAGATGCGTCGGTTCGCGCCCGTGGACCAGTACGTCGGGGGCGTGGAGCACGCCTGCATGCACCTGATCTACGCCCGCTTCTTCCACAAGTATCTCCGCGACAAGGGGCTGGCCCCGGGAAACGAACCGTTCGAGCGCCTCCTTTCCCAGGGGATGGTCTGCATGCAGACCGCCGAGTGCCCCAAGCACGGGTGGAGGTACCCGGAGGAGGTGGACGAAAAGGGGAAGTGCCGCCAGTGCGGCGAGACGGTCGACGTCGGGCGGTCGATGAAGATGTCCAAGTCGAAGCGGAACGTCGTCGAGCCGTCCACGCTGATCGAGCGGTACGGCGCCGACACGGCCCGGCTCTTCATCCTCTTCGCGGCGCCGCCGGAAAAGGACCTCGACTGGAACGAGCAGGGGGTGGAGGGAGCGTTCCGGTTCCTCAACCGCATCTACCGGCTGGTCGCCCCGCGCGCGAAGGCGATCGCGGACGCCCCGGCCGCGTGGGACGCCTCGGGGGAGGTCCGCGGCATCCGCCAGGTGACCCACCGGACGCTGATCAAGGTCACCGGCGACATCGAGGACCGGTCCCACTTCAACACCGCGATCTCCGCCGTCATGGAGATGGTGAATTTCCTCTACCTCGTCCCCGAGACCGCGTGGGCGCGCCCGGCGACCGCCGCCGCGCTCCGCGAAGCGGTCGAGATCCTGCTCCACATGCTCTCTCCCTTCGCACCGCACATGGGAGAGGAACTCTGGGAGCGGATCGGGGGAAAGGGGTTCCTCTGCTCCCGTTCCTGGCCCGTCGCAGACGTCGACGTCGCGCGCGAAGAGGAGGTCGAGGTCGTTGTCCAGGTCAACGGGAAGGTGCGGGCGAAGCTGACCGTCGGGGCCGTGGCCGGAGAGGGCGAGGTCCGCGAGCGGGTGATGGCCGACACGAAGGTCCGGGAGTACACGGCGGGAAAGACGATCAGGAAGACCGTCTACGTTCCCGGCAAGCTCTTCAGCATCGTCGTTTCGTAG